A single Lolium perenne isolate Kyuss_39 chromosome 6, Kyuss_2.0, whole genome shotgun sequence DNA region contains:
- the LOC127306498 gene encoding protein RADIALIS-like 3: protein MSSSWTEEQNKLFERALATYDKDTPDRWQNVARAVGDGKTVEEVKKHYVKLLKDLQRIHGGSQGSHYSTSGASSSNSNSSGGANEDHRRLYLNIQ from the exons ATGAGTTCATCTTGGACAGAAGAACAgaacaagctctttgagagggcacTGGCGACGTATGACAAGGACACGCCAGACCGCTGGCAGAATGTGGCACGAGCAGTCGGTGATGGGAAGACAGTCGAGGAAGTGAAGAAGCACTATGTAAAGCTGCTTAAGGACCTCCAGCGCATTCACGGAGGCAGTCAAGGATCTCACTACAGCACCTCTGGCgccagcagtagcaacagcaacTCTTCGGGTGGTGCCAATGAGGACCACAG GAGACTGTACCTGAACATACAGTGA